One Candidatus Atribacteria bacterium genomic region harbors:
- a CDS encoding UPF0365 family protein, which produces MELFIPLIPIIIVIFIIYIFFQFIPVGLWISAIAAGVKVGIFTLVGMRLRRVPPHQIVNALIKATKAGLTISIDKLEAHYLAGGNVDRVINALIAAERAGIPLSFEKGTAIDLAGRDVLEAVQMSVNPKVIKTPIVAAVAKNGIQVMATARVTVRANIERLVGGAGEETIIARVGEGIVTTIGSAETHKNVLENPDNISKTVLKKGLDAGTAFEILSIDIADVDVGKNIGAMLQTDQAEADKKIAQARAEQRRALAVAQEQEMKARVQEMRAKVVEAEAEVPKAMAEALRTGKLGVMDYYNLKNIAADTSMRDSISETSKKKENK; this is translated from the coding sequence ATTGAATTATTTATTCCATTGATTCCAATAATCATAGTAATTTTTATAATCTATATTTTCTTTCAATTTATACCAGTAGGATTATGGATTTCAGCTATAGCGGCAGGGGTAAAGGTGGGAATTTTTACTTTGGTAGGTATGAGACTTAGAAGAGTTCCTCCCCATCAGATTGTCAATGCTTTAATAAAGGCTACCAAAGCTGGTTTAACCATTTCTATTGACAAATTGGAAGCACATTACTTGGCTGGAGGAAATGTTGATCGAGTGATAAATGCCTTGATTGCTGCAGAAAGAGCAGGCATTCCTTTATCTTTTGAAAAGGGGACTGCTATTGATTTAGCTGGAAGAGATGTCTTAGAAGCTGTACAGATGAGTGTAAACCCGAAAGTAATAAAAACACCGATTGTAGCGGCAGTAGCCAAAAATGGTATTCAAGTTATGGCCACTGCCAGAGTGACGGTAAGAGCAAATATTGAACGATTGGTTGGAGGAGCTGGTGAGGAAACCATTATAGCTAGAGTAGGAGAGGGAATTGTCACTACTATTGGTTCAGCAGAAACCCATAAAAACGTCTTGGAAAACCCGGATAATATTTCCAAGACTGTATTAAAAAAAGGTTTAGATGCCGGGACAGCTTTTGAAATATTATCCATAGATATTGCTGACGTAGATGTTGGTAAAAATATTGGCGCCATGTTGCAGACCGATCAGGCAGAAGCGGATAAAAAGATTGCTCAGGCCAGGGCTGAACAGAGAAGGGCCTTGGCAGTAGCTCAGGAGCAAGAAATGAAGGCCAGAGTTCAAGAAATGAGAGCAAAGGTAGTAGAAGCAGAAGCAGAAGTACCTAAGGCCATGGCAGAAGCGCTAAGAACGGGGAAATTAGGGGTAATGGATTATTACAATTTGAAGAATATTGCAGCTGATACTTCTATGCGGGATAGTATTTCTGAAACTTCCAAAAAGAAAGAAAATAAATAA
- a CDS encoding nodulation protein NfeD → MIKECNYLKLENNLSKKCKIFISVITLFISFSLISLNTCANERGEVYLVTIKGTIDLGLSSYVKRALEEATINKAKAVILEIDTFGGRVDAATQIRDKIMNLNVPIIAYVRNRAWSAGALIALSAEYILMDKSASIGAAEPRPADEKNISALKAEFVSTALSRRRSKDIAAAMVDKDIEIDGIIEKDKILTLNAEQALTLGFTDGISSNLEEVLDFINFKSAEVVYIYPNWAENISRFITNPAVSPLLLSLGFLGLIIEFWTLGWGIAGSIGIISLALFFGGHIIGGLAGLETIILFVIGILLILAEIFFIPGFGLAGISGITAILASIFLTFGNIVQATYSILIALIISIVGFFLLIKFFPSTRTWRSFVLSTAQNKELGYTVGTRDLERFVGKKGIAITPLRPSGIAEVNGKKLNVLTRGEYVEINTKIKVISVEANKIVVEEIETSN, encoded by the coding sequence TTATAACACTATTTATCTCTTTTAGCTTAATTTCTCTAAATACTTGTGCTAATGAAAGAGGTGAAGTATATTTAGTTACTATTAAGGGAACAATTGACCTGGGTTTATCTTCCTATGTAAAGCGAGCTTTAGAGGAGGCGACAATAAACAAAGCAAAAGCTGTTATTTTAGAAATTGATACCTTCGGTGGAAGAGTGGATGCTGCTACCCAGATAAGAGATAAAATAATGAATCTGAATGTACCTATCATAGCTTACGTAAGAAATAGGGCGTGGTCTGCCGGAGCTCTGATTGCTCTCTCTGCAGAATATATTCTAATGGATAAAAGTGCCAGTATTGGTGCAGCAGAACCCCGACCGGCAGATGAAAAAAATATTTCAGCTTTAAAAGCTGAGTTTGTTTCTACTGCCTTAAGCAGAAGGCGTTCGAAAGATATCGCTGCTGCCATGGTGGATAAGGACATTGAAATCGATGGTATCATTGAAAAAGATAAAATACTAACCTTAAATGCAGAACAGGCTCTAACCTTGGGTTTTACGGATGGTATTTCTTCAAACCTGGAAGAAGTTTTAGATTTTATAAATTTTAAAAGTGCTGAAGTAGTATATATATATCCGAATTGGGCTGAGAATATAAGCCGATTTATTACCAATCCGGCAGTCAGTCCCTTATTGTTATCTTTAGGTTTTTTGGGATTAATAATTGAATTTTGGACTTTAGGCTGGGGGATCGCGGGGTCAATAGGAATAATTTCTCTTGCCTTATTTTTTGGAGGACATATCATTGGCGGTCTGGCAGGATTGGAAACAATTATATTATTTGTAATCGGTATTCTTTTAATTTTAGCGGAAATATTTTTTATTCCTGGCTTCGGTCTGGCAGGAATAAGTGGAATTACAGCAATTTTAGCTAGTATATTTCTTACTTTTGGAAATATTGTTCAAGCAACCTATTCTATCTTGATTGCTCTGATTATATCCATCGTAGGATTTTTCTTGCTAATTAAATTTTTTCCTTCGACTCGAACTTGGAGAAGTTTTGTACTTTCTACTGCGCAGAACAAGGAATTAGGATACACAGTGGGAACCAGGGACTTAGAGCGATTTGTTGGTAAAAAAGGAATAGCTATTACGCCTTTACGCCCTTCTGGTATAGCAGAGGTTAACGGTAAAAAACTGAATGTTCTTACCCGGGGGGAATATGTTGAGATTAATACCAAAATAAAAGTAATTAGTGTTGAAGCTAATAAAATAGTAGTGGAGGAAATTGAAACCTCGAATTGA